In Raphanus sativus cultivar WK10039 chromosome 5, ASM80110v3, whole genome shotgun sequence, the following proteins share a genomic window:
- the LOC108860500 gene encoding glutamate receptor 2.4 encodes MKRHLILNNLVSAFLVVVLAAELGKGQNTTTQVINVGVVTDVGTTASNLSLIAINMSLSDFYSARPGSRTRLLLNFGDSRDDVVGAAAAALDLIKNKEVKAILGPRTSMQASFMIEVGQKSQVPIISFSATSPFLDSGRSPYFFRSTYDDSSQVQAISEIIKVFGWREVVPVYEDNAFGEGIMPDLTDALQAINIRIPYRTVISPNATDDEISAELLTLMTKPTRVFVVHMNRFLASRLFPKAMETGLMKEGYAWILTNGVIDNLGLMNETDIKAMQGVLGIRTHFPISEELKTFRSRLAKAFPVSDLNVYGVRAYDTTTALAMAVEEAGTSNLTFSETDGRNISDLEALSVSQYGPRLIRALSEIKFRGLAGDYHFIDRQLQVPVFEIVNVVGSGEMVVGFWTQEKGLVRDLSPSSRSTRTFSTWKDHLNPIIWPGITTTVPRGWEIPTNGKKLQIGVPVDTFPQFVKVKKDPITHETIVTGFSIDFFEAVIQAMPYDVSHRYIPFGDQDGKPYGNFNDLINQVYDAVVGDTTILANRSSYVDFTLPYTTSGVGMVVPLKDSVTRSSFIFFTPLTWELWVTTLASFFVLGFVVWILEHRVNTDFTGPWQYQISTMFWFSFSIMVFAPRERVLSFSARVVVISWYFIVLVLTQSYTASLSSLLTTQQLNPTETSMKNLLAKGGHVGYQRDSYISGKLRESGFPNSRLVPFNSAEECEELLRKGPSKGGVSAAFMEVPYVKVFLGQYCKKYRMVEVSFDVDGFGFVFPIGSPLVADVSRAILKVAESNKATQLEDAWFKNIDETCPDPITNPDPNPTVTFRKLGLDSFWVLFAAAAVVWFIALLRFVVYFFMNNRDILREDGTHRERMQSMWRRFIAPVVTPPGEQNPGHGPGNN; translated from the exons atgAAGAGACATCTCATTCTTAACAACCTCGTCTCAGCCTTTCTCGTCGTTGTTCTGGCCGCGGAGTTGGGGAAGGGACAGAATACGACAACGCAAGTTATTAATGTTGGTGTTGTGACTGATGTCGGAACGACTGCGTCGAACTTGAGCTTGATCGCCATTAACATGTCCCTCTCAGATTTTTACTCTGCTCGTCCAGGATCTCGGACCAGGCTTCTTCTTAACTTTGGCGACTCCAGGGATGATGTTGTTGGCGCCGCAGCCGCTG CTCTTGATCTTATAAAGAATAAGGAAGTGAAAGCAATACTGGGACCAAGAACTTCGATGCAAGCTTCTTTTATGATAGAGGTAGGCCAAAAATCTCAGGTGCCAATTATTTCATTTTCTGCAACGAGCCCTTTCCTTGATTCAGGCCGTAGTCCATATTTCTTTCGCTCTACTTACGATGACTCATCTCAAGTGCAAGCCATAAGTGAGATCATCAAGGTGTTTGGTTGGAGAGAGGTGGTGCCTGTGTATGAGGACAATGCTTTTGGTGAAGGTATAATGCCAGATCTTACTGATGCATTACAAGCTATCAACATCCGGATACCTTATAGGACTGTGATTTCACCTAATGCAACTGATGATGAAATATCTGCGGAACTTCTTACACTGATGACCAAACCAACTAGAGTGTTTGTGGTTCATATGAACCGGTTCCTTGCTTCAAGATTGTTTCCAAAAGCCATGGAAACAGGTTTAATGAAAGAAGGGTATGCTTGGATCCTCACTAATGGAGTTATAGATAATCTTGGTTTGATGAATGAAACCGATATTAAAGCAATGCAAGGGGTCTTAGGGATAAGGACCCATTTTCCTATATCTGAAGAGCTCAAAACATTTAGATCAAGATTGGCAAAGGCGTTTCCTGTTTCCGACTTGAATGTCTATGGAGTGAGAGCTTATGATACAACCACAGCGTTGGCTATGGCTGTTGAAGAAGCAGGAACAAGTAACTTGACTTTCAGTGAGACGGATGGTAGAAACATATCTGACCTGGAAGCACTTAGTGTCTCACAATATGGTCCAAGGCTTATCCGTGCCCTCTCGGAGATTAAGTTCAGAGGACTTGCTGGTGATTATCATTTCATTGATAGACAATTGCAAGTACCAGTGTTCGAGATTGTCAACGTGGTCGGAAGTGGAGAAATGGTGGTCGGATTCTGGACGCAGGAGAAAGGACTGGTAAGAGATTTGAGTCCAAGTTCAAGAAGTACACGAACTTTCTCTACATGgaaagatcatctgaacccaaTCATATGGCCTGGGATTACCACTACTGTTCCAAGAGGATGGGAGATACCAACAAACGGGAAGAAGCTGCAGATTGGTGTTCCTGTTGATACTTTCCCTCAGTTTGTGAAAGTTAAGAAGGACCCTATAACACATGAAACCATAGTTACAGGTTTCTCCATTGATTTCTTTGAAGCTGTTATTCAAGCCATGCCTTATGATGTCTCCCATAGATACATTCCTTTTGGAGATCAAGATGGCAAACCTTACGGTAACTTCAACGACTTGATAAACCAA GTATATGATGCTGTGGTTGGTGATACAACAATACTGGCAAATAGATCCTCCTATGTAGATTTCACTTTGCCATACACAACATCGGGTGTAGGCATGGTTGTTCCTCTAAAAGACAGCGTGACAAGAAGTAGCTTCATCTTCTTTACACCTTTGACATGGGAACTTTGGGTCACAACActtgcttctttttttgttcttggtTTTGTTGTGTGGATTCTTGAACATAGAGTGAACACAGACTTTACTGGACCTTGGCAGTACCAGATCAGCACTATGTTCTGGTTTTCCTTCTCCATTATGGTTTTTGCACCCA GAGAAAGAGTGTTGAGCTTCTCAGCAAGGGTTGTGGTTATCTCCTGGTACTTCATTGTTCTTGTGCTAACTCAGAGTTACACTGCTAGTTTGTCATCGCTTCTTACGACACAACAGCTTAATCCAACTGAAACGAGCATGAAGAACTTGCTTGCAAAAGGGGGACATGTTGGATACCAGAGAGATTCCTACATCTCGGGGAAACTAAGAGAATCAGGTTTCCCAAACTCTAGACTCGTGCCGTTTAACTCTGCAGAAGAATGTGAGGAGCTTCTGAGAAAGGGCCCCTCAAAAGGTGGCGTTTCTGCAGCTTTCATGGAGGTACCATACGTGAAAGTCTTTCTTGGACAATACTGCAAGAAGTATAGAATGGTGGAAGTTTCATTTGATGTCGACGGGTTTGGCTTT GTATTTCCAATAGGATCACCTCTAGTGGCTGATGTATCAAGGGCCATTTTGAAAGTGGCTGAGTCTAACAAAGCAACTCAACTTGAAGATGCGTGGTTCAAGAACATCGACGAAACTTGTCCTGATCCAATCACTAATCCTGATCCAAACCCCACAGTCACCTTTCGCAAGCTAGGCCTTGATAGTTTCTGGGTTCTgtttgctgctgctgctgtcgTCTGGTTCATTGCCTTGTTGAGATTTGTGGTTTATTTCTTCATGAATAATAGGGATATACTGAGAGAAGATGGAACCCATCGAGAAAGAATGCAGAGTATGTGGCGAAGATTCATTGCCCCTGTAGTAACACCACCCGGGGAGCAGAACCCTGGTCATGGTCCGGGAAACAactaa
- the LOC108860433 gene encoding U-box domain-containing protein 35: MKSQKGNVKKKNANSGLVAVAVDKDKGSQHALKWAADHLVSKGETIILLHVIHRSSSDSVEVNAEKHKQAENLFVTFHCYCSRKEIQCLDVTLEDDSIVKSLAEYVSSGVIENLVLGAPSRHGFMRKFKMSDTPSNVAKAAPDFCTVYIISKGKISSVRHATRDAPYQSPLMAQIEDHSAMTNYEKFRNTMSFRDRAPPPRSSVSSSIEDFGKSPMARTSNYANSFYDLSDTDNDISFVSSGRPSITSPGRRSIASSGRPSTSTNERSDISFVSSGRPSTSTTGSPSFIYEFPDSGLTPRMSTGSGQSVGSMRLGINIQHDFSFVSQDSGRSSCSCSPQNLEDVEAEMRRLKLELKHTMALYGSACREALAAKQEAKELQRQKMEEEGWVQEGQLSEKSTKLIAEKERANKAAMDASETANKIADLETQRRAIESGDAFSDSNLRYRRYVIGEIEEATNSFDKANKIGEGGYGPVFKGHLDHTPVAIKVLRPDAAQGRSQFQREVEVLSCIRHPHMVLLIGACPEYGVLVYEYMAKGSLADRLYRSGNTPPLSWELRFRIAAEVATGLLFLHQTKPEPIVHRDLKPGNILIDQNYVSKIGDVGLARLVPAVAENVTQCHVTSTAGTFCYIDPEYQQTGMLGVKSDVYSFGILLLELLTAKKPTGLSYTVEQAIEKGTFKDMLDPAVHNWPVEEALSLAKVALRCAQLRRKDRPDLGKEVLPELNRLRALGDANMEWIMFNYSRGPSPKHSVISLPTVDEMSVTSDGSNTHSSTLSDMEKNLDDEED, from the exons ATGAAGTCACAAAAGGGTaacgtgaagaagaagaatgcgAATTCAGGGTTGGTCGCCGTAGCAGTTGATAAAGATAAAGGGAGCCAACATGCTCTCAAATGGGCAGCTGATCATCTCGTCTCCAAAGGAGAAACCATCATCCTCCTCCATGTTATCCATCGATCCTCATCTGATTCAG TTGAGGTTAATGCAGAGAAACATAAACAGGCTGAAAACCTTTTCGTCACGTTTCATTGCTACTGCAGTCGAAAAGAG ATACAATGCCTTGACGTCACGCTTGAGGATGACAGCATAGTCAAGTCCCTTGCGGAATACGTTTCCTCTGGTGTGATTGAGAATCTGGTTCTTGGTGCTCCTTCCAGGCATGGATTCATGAG AAAATTCAAGATGTCTGATACACCGAGCAATGTAGCCAAAGCAGCACCTGATTTCTGTACAGTTTACATCATTTCAAAAGGGAAGATATCATCTGTTCGTCACGCCACGCGAGATGCTCCTTATCAGTCTCCCCTTATGGCTCAGATTGAGGATCATTCTGCAATGACTAACTACGAAAAGTTCAGGAACACCATGAGCTTTAGAG ATAGGGCTCCACCGCCAAGGTCTTCGGTCTCAAGCTCTATCGAAGACTTTGGAAA GTCACCTATGGCAAGGACATCAAACTACGCAAACTCATTCTATGATTTGTCGGACACGGACAACGACATATCATTTGTTTCATCAGGCAGGCCAAGCATCACGAGCCCAGGCCGGAGAAGTATCGCAAGCTCAGGAAGGCCGAGTACAAGCACTAACGAAAGGTCTGACATATCTTTTGTGAGCTCAGGCAGGCCGAGTACTAGCACTACAGGAAGCCCTTCCTTCATCTATGAGTTCCCTGATTCTGGTTTAACTCCGAGAATGTCTACGGGCTCTGGACAAAGCGTTGGCTCTATGCGTCTAGGGATCAATATCCAACATGACTTCTCATTCGTCTCACAAGATAGTGGCCgctcttcttgttcttgttcacCACAAAACTTG GAAGACGTGGAAGCTGAGATGCGGAGACTGAAACTGGAACTGAAACACACTATGGCCTTGTATGGATCAGCTTGCAGAGAAGCACTAGCAGCAAAGCAAGAG GCAAAGGAGCTCCAGCGTCAGAAAATGGAAGAGGAAGGATGGGTGCAAGAAGGACAGTTATCAGAGAAATCAACAAAGCTGATAGCTGAAAAAGAAAGAGCAAACAAAGCTGCAATGGATGCTTCTGAAACAGCAAACAAGATAGCAGATCTTGAAACACAGAGAAGAGCCATAGAATCTGGAGATGCTTTCTCTGATTCCAACTTAAGGTACCGGAGGTATGTTATCGGTGAGATTGAAGAAGCTACAAACTCATTCGACAAGGCTAATAAAATTGGTGAAGGTGGATACGGTCCCGTTTTCAAGGGTCACCTTGATCATACCCCTGTTGCTATTAAGGTTTTGAGACCAGATGCAGCTCAAGGAAGATCTCAGTTTCAAAGAGAG GTGGAGGTTCTTAGCTGCATAAGACATCCACATATGGTTCTACTCATTGGAGCATGTCCAGAGTATGGAGTGCTTGTTTATGAGTATATGGCTAAAGGGAGTTTAGCTGATAGGCTCTATAGGAGCGGTAACACGCCACCGCTCTCGTGGGAGCTCAGGTTCAGAATTGCAGCTGAAGTTGCTACTGGTCTGCTCTTCCTTCACCAGACCAAACCTGAGCCTATAGTGCACCGTGATCTGAAGCCAGGGAACATCTTGATCGACCAGAACTACGTGAGCAAAATCGGGGACGTTGGATTAGCAAGACTAGTCCCTGCAGTTGCGGAAAACGTGACGCAGTGCCACGTCACGTCAACCGCAGGGACGTTCTGTTACATTGACCCGGAGTACCAACAAACAGGAATGCTTGGTGTGAAGTCAGATGTCTACTCCTTCGGTATCTTGCTTCTCGAGCTGCTTACAGCGAAGAAGCCTACGGGTTTGTCTTATACTGTTGAGCAAGCGATAGAGAAAGGGACGTTCAAGGATATGTTGGATCCGGCAGTGCATAACTGGCCGGTGGAAGAGGCTTTGTCTTTGGCAAAGGTTGCGCTTAGATGTGCACAGCTGAGAAGGAAAGACAGACCAGACCTTGGGAAAGAGGTGTTGCCGGAGCTcaacagactgagagctcttggTGATGCTAATATGGAGTGGATTATGTTCAACTATAGCAGAGGTCCATCACCAAAACATAGCGTAATCTCCTTGCCAACAGTT GATGAAATGAGTGTAACCTCAGATGGCTCGAATACACATTCAAGTACTCTATCAGACATGGAGAAGAACTTAG aCGATGAAGAGGATTAG